One window from the genome of Paramisgurnus dabryanus chromosome 24, PD_genome_1.1, whole genome shotgun sequence encodes:
- the LOC135741140 gene encoding butyrophilin subfamily 2 member A2-like, with translation MDISYYIIYALLTNKVSGDFLSQQVVGVIGRSTILPCFSSDNGNKHTDINVRWRHNGTPSVCDITDGKCSREHQAAGYKNRTEVFPEEFVKGNFSLKLSNLTSTDAGEYQCFIIHSSELVKVQLHLNESTADKADTAANKEDTTANKGDPTTETRLMLQILLPLLSFVFLLLVCFIVFKYLKRRYKTCGSGVSAYGGHLSDNGSCQPLSNTPESANQNHKNFSGLQNNI, from the exons TTACTACATTATCTATGCACTGCTGACAAACAAAG tCTCCGGAGATTTTCTGTCTCAGCAGGTTGTGGGTGTAATTGGACGTTCTACTATCTTGCCATGTTTCTCCAGTGATAATGGGAACAAACACACTGATATTAATGTGCGTTGGAGACACAATGGCACCCCGAGCGTGTGTGACATAACTGATGGCAAATGTTCAAGAGAGCATCAAGCGGCGGGTTACAAGAACAGAACTGAAGTTTTCCCTGAGGAGTTTGTGAAAGGAAACTTCTCCCTGAAACTCTCAAATCTTACATCCACTGATGCAGGAGAATACCAATGCTTCATCATACATTCATCTGAACTTGTTAAAGTACAGCTACACTTAAATG AATCAACAGCAGATAAAGCAGACACAGCAGCAAATAAAGAAGACACAACAGCAAATAAAGGAGACCCAACAACAGAAACAAGGCTCATGTTGCAGATATTACTTCCTCTGTTAAGTTTTGTTTTCTTGCTGTTAGTTTGTTTcattgtatttaaatatttgaaaaGGCGTTATAAAACCTGTGGTTCAGGGGTGTCTGCTTATGGAGGGCACCTTTCCGACAATGGTTCCTGCCAACCattatcaaacacacctgaatcaGCTAATCAAAATCATAAGAATTTCTCAGGGCTTCAGAATAACATATGA